The following proteins are encoded in a genomic region of Chryseobacterium culicis:
- the hemN gene encoding oxygen-independent coproporphyrinogen III oxidase, which yields MNSLIDKYNIPGPRYTSYPTVPYWDESTFSPEKWKETVIRSFHESNAEEGISIYIHLPFCEALCTFCACHKRITKQHSVEVPYLESVLKEWKLYLNLFNERPKLKELHLGGGTPTFFSPENLRTLLEGIFSTVDIAEHPEFSFEGHPNNTTKEHLQTLYDLGFRRVSFGVQDYDPKVQKAINRIQPFENVKNVTEWAKEIGYRGISHDLVFGLPHQNWEAMEYTIRKTMELKPDRLAFYSYAHVPWVKGVGQRGFDENDLPSGEEKRRLYEDGKKLLQDLGYIEVGMDHFSLEHDDLYQSLIHRKLHRNFMGYTSSKTQLMVGLGMSAISDSWYAFAQNVKTVEEYQKMVEEGEIPVVKGHVLSKEDLIVRRHILNLMCQLETTFDINNSFPELENALEMLKEMENDGLVEINGTEVKITEAGRAFTRNVAMVFDLRMMRNKPETRIFSMTI from the coding sequence ATGAACTCTTTAATAGATAAGTATAATATTCCCGGACCGCGTTACACTTCTTATCCTACCGTTCCATATTGGGATGAATCAACATTTTCACCGGAAAAATGGAAGGAAACCGTAATCAGGTCTTTTCATGAGAGCAATGCAGAGGAGGGGATTTCTATTTATATCCATTTACCTTTCTGTGAGGCTTTGTGTACGTTCTGTGCATGCCATAAGCGTATTACAAAACAACATAGTGTTGAAGTTCCTTATCTGGAAAGTGTTTTAAAAGAATGGAAATTATATCTTAATCTTTTCAACGAAAGACCCAAACTGAAAGAATTGCATTTGGGAGGCGGTACTCCTACGTTTTTCTCTCCTGAAAACTTAAGAACATTGTTAGAAGGAATCTTCTCAACAGTAGATATTGCAGAACACCCGGAATTTTCTTTTGAAGGACATCCTAACAATACCACAAAAGAACATCTTCAGACGTTGTATGATCTTGGTTTCAGAAGAGTAAGTTTTGGGGTTCAGGATTATGATCCTAAAGTTCAGAAAGCAATCAACAGAATCCAGCCTTTTGAAAACGTAAAAAATGTTACTGAATGGGCCAAGGAAATCGGGTATAGAGGAATCAGCCATGATCTGGTTTTCGGATTGCCACACCAGAATTGGGAGGCTATGGAATACACCATCAGAAAAACGATGGAATTGAAACCTGATAGATTAGCTTTCTATTCTTATGCACACGTTCCATGGGTAAAAGGAGTGGGACAGAGAGGTTTTGATGAAAATGACCTGCCAAGTGGTGAAGAAAAACGCCGTTTGTATGAAGATGGTAAAAAACTTCTTCAGGATTTAGGATATATTGAAGTAGGGATGGATCATTTCTCTCTTGAACATGATGATCTGTACCAGTCTTTGATTCATAGAAAACTTCACAGAAATTTCATGGGCTATACTTCAAGCAAAACCCAGCTGATGGTAGGGCTTGGTATGTCTGCGATATCAGATTCATGGTATGCTTTTGCACAGAATGTAAAAACTGTGGAAGAATATCAGAAGATGGTTGAAGAAGGTGAAATTCCTGTTGTAAAAGGACACGTTCTGAGTAAAGAAGATCTGATCGTAAGAAGACATATTCTGAATCTGATGTGTCAGCTTGAAACCACTTTTGATATAAACAACTCTTTCCCTGAGCTTGAAAATGCACTGGAAATGTTGAAAGAAATGGAAAATGACGGATTGGTTGAGATCAACGGAACTGAAGTTAAAATTACAGAAGCCGGGAGAGCATTCACAAGAAATGTGGCAATGGTTTTTGACCTAAGAATGATGAGGAATAAGCCGGAAACAAGAATTTTCTCAATGACAATATAA
- a CDS encoding WD40/YVTN/BNR-like repeat-containing protein produces the protein MKNIFTLLFLSIGLTAFSQQVESLETILTDKISIRALELYDHKVWYSGTDSKFGFVDLKDYKNQKQIKLAEEKLQFRTLGQNNTHFYAINIESPGLFFKIDKKDLKYQVVFKDTAKTAFYDALHFVNDKLAYTFSDADKDNVLKLAVFRDRKWSMLKNNVSLNEGEAAFAASNTNISSTKKYLWIATGGKASRILRMNLKDEKIEVFNTPFIQGESSQGMYSIDFFDDHFGIAAGGDYTKQDANINNIATTNDGGETWQIQASGQNAGYTTCVKIKPGSKGKEIVAVGDRHISYSSDFGKTWKKISDEKGFFVCQWIDGNKVVLAGNNKIAVMKLKF, from the coding sequence ATGAAAAATATTTTCACCCTTTTATTTCTGTCCATAGGACTTACTGCGTTTTCCCAACAGGTGGAAAGCCTTGAAACAATTCTTACTGATAAAATCAGTATCAGAGCGCTTGAGTTGTATGATCATAAAGTTTGGTACAGTGGTACAGACTCCAAATTTGGGTTTGTAGATCTTAAAGACTATAAAAATCAGAAGCAGATAAAACTAGCTGAAGAAAAGCTTCAGTTTAGGACATTAGGACAGAATAACACTCACTTTTACGCCATCAATATTGAAAGTCCCGGACTTTTTTTTAAGATTGACAAAAAAGATCTGAAGTATCAGGTTGTTTTTAAAGATACCGCAAAAACAGCTTTTTATGATGCTCTACATTTTGTGAATGATAAGCTTGCCTATACCTTTAGTGATGCTGATAAAGACAATGTGCTGAAGTTGGCTGTATTTAGAGACAGGAAGTGGAGTATGCTTAAAAATAATGTTTCTTTAAATGAAGGAGAAGCCGCGTTTGCAGCAAGCAATACCAATATTTCTTCCACTAAAAAATATCTATGGATTGCAACGGGAGGAAAGGCTTCAAGAATCTTAAGAATGAATCTGAAAGATGAAAAAATAGAAGTTTTCAATACCCCTTTTATTCAGGGAGAGTCTTCACAGGGAATGTATTCTATTGACTTTTTTGATGACCATTTCGGGATTGCTGCAGGAGGTGATTATACAAAGCAAGATGCCAATATCAATAATATTGCCACCACGAATGACGGTGGTGAAACCTGGCAGATTCAGGCTTCAGGGCAGAATGCAGGATATACAACCTGTGTGAAAATAAAACCGGGTTCCAAAGGGAAAGAGATTGTTGCAGTGGGAGACAGGCATATCAGCTATTCCTCCGATTTTGGGAAAACATGGAAGAAAATTTCTGATGAGAAAGGCTTCTTTGTCTGCCAATGGATTGATGGTAACAAGGTTGTTCTTGCCGGAAATAATAAAATTGCCGTTATGAAATTAAAATTTTAA
- a CDS encoding amino acid permease, which translates to MSKIWVKKPLSAYEADMKKSELKKVLGKWSLTAIGVGAIIGGGIFVLTGTGAYYHAGPALAISFIIAGIACVFAALCYAEFASIIPVEGSAYAYAYGTVGEIFAWAMGWCLILEYAMASMAVSVSWSGYFNKFLKIFNIHLPAYLTSDPSSYTGDGFSMNLPAFILVLLITALLVKGTKEAAGANNLIVLMKTSAVIFVIIAGVYIIFSNTDLYNAVDGVKNWKPFIPDPIQIKNSEGDMVSAYGIKGIISGAAAIFFAYIGFDAVSTQAGEAINPKKDVPFAIIASLLVCTALYICVSLVLTGMMHYTDFNPEGKYPDAIKAPVAYAFEIAGKHWASNVVTIAATVGLISVVMVMMMGQSRIFIGMAKDGLIPRFFGDLHPKTKTPYKGIILLGVVVALIAAFTPISTLADMTSFGTLFAFTLVCIAVWVMRKKEPNLIRPFKVPAYKIVVALGVFINIYLIFNLSAHALELSAVWLFLGGLVYFLYGKSNSKLNNPEKYQNQD; encoded by the coding sequence ATGTCGAAAATTTGGGTTAAAAAGCCACTAAGTGCCTATGAGGCAGATATGAAGAAAAGTGAGCTGAAAAAAGTCCTTGGAAAATGGAGTTTAACAGCAATTGGAGTGGGTGCTATCATCGGTGGTGGAATCTTTGTTCTTACGGGAACGGGAGCCTATTATCATGCAGGACCAGCACTTGCAATTTCCTTTATCATTGCAGGTATTGCCTGCGTTTTTGCTGCACTATGTTATGCAGAGTTCGCATCCATTATTCCTGTAGAAGGTTCAGCTTATGCTTATGCGTACGGAACTGTAGGAGAAATTTTTGCATGGGCCATGGGGTGGTGTCTCATCCTCGAGTATGCCATGGCAAGTATGGCAGTTTCCGTGAGTTGGTCCGGATATTTTAACAAGTTTTTGAAAATTTTTAATATTCATTTACCTGCCTATCTGACATCAGATCCCTCAAGTTATACGGGAGATGGTTTTTCAATGAACCTGCCTGCATTCATTCTTGTTCTTTTAATTACAGCATTATTGGTAAAGGGAACTAAAGAAGCTGCTGGCGCTAATAACCTGATCGTATTAATGAAAACTTCAGCTGTTATTTTTGTAATCATCGCTGGGGTGTATATTATTTTCTCTAATACTGATCTTTATAACGCTGTAGATGGTGTTAAAAACTGGAAGCCTTTTATTCCAGATCCAATACAGATTAAAAACTCTGAAGGAGATATGGTATCCGCTTATGGTATTAAAGGTATTATTTCCGGAGCAGCCGCTATTTTCTTTGCTTATATTGGTTTTGATGCTGTTTCTACACAGGCTGGAGAGGCTATTAATCCTAAAAAAGATGTTCCTTTCGCGATTATTGCTTCATTATTAGTATGTACGGCTTTGTATATCTGCGTATCTCTTGTATTGACGGGGATGATGCATTATACAGACTTTAACCCGGAAGGAAAATATCCTGATGCTATCAAAGCACCTGTAGCGTATGCTTTCGAAATTGCCGGAAAACACTGGGCGAGTAACGTTGTCACAATTGCAGCTACTGTTGGATTAATTTCTGTAGTAATGGTAATGATGATGGGACAGTCAAGAATATTCATCGGAATGGCAAAAGACGGATTGATTCCTAGATTCTTTGGTGATCTTCATCCAAAAACAAAAACCCCTTATAAAGGGATCATTTTGCTAGGAGTTGTAGTGGCATTGATCGCTGCATTTACACCGATTTCGACATTGGCAGATATGACAAGTTTTGGAACCCTGTTTGCGTTTACACTGGTTTGTATTGCTGTTTGGGTAATGAGAAAAAAAGAACCTAATTTGATCAGACCTTTCAAAGTTCCTGCTTATAAAATAGTAGTAGCATTGGGTGTATTCATCAATATTTACTTGATCTTTAACCTAAGTGCTCATGCATTGGAACTTTCTGCAGTATGGTTGTTCTTAGGAGGTTTAGTATATTTCCTTTACGGAAAATCAAATAGTAAATTGAACAATCCTGAAAAATATCAGAACCAAGATTAA